In Buchnera aphidicola (Brachycaudus tragopogonis), the following are encoded in one genomic region:
- the purH gene encoding bifunctional phosphoribosylaminoimidazolecarboxamide formyltransferase/IMP cyclohydrolase, producing MPLSNIIKNALISVSDKTDILKIAKTLIKNRINLFSTGGTSTILKKHKIPVTEISDYTKFPEIMDGRVKTLHPKIMGGILRRKNQDQEIMKLYNINPIDIVIVNFYPFEKEKDIKKNNIDNIINNIDIGGPTLVRAAAKNYKNVIVIVDFSDFNFVINSIIDNTLNTEKRLYLATKAFEYTSRYEKNISQYFLKKNTFHVNHKKKLFPKEINFSFIKKQDLRYGENQHQKASFYIEKNILQSGTISTANQIQGKSLSYNNISDADIALECAKEFKDPACVIVKHQNPCGVAVSNHLLNSYLLAYNADSISAFGGIIAFNSLVNEDTAQAIIEKQFVEVIIAPNITTLALKILQKKQNIRILITGTIKKNKIGLDLKRVTNGLLVQEHDFYDTNDEKWKFVTKRRPTEKELQDAVFCWKVARFVKSNAIVYGRNQTTISIGAGQMSRIDSTKLANIKVKDQDRDVIGATMASDAFFPFRDGIDSAALVGISCIIQPGGSIRDSEIIKAANDHNLAMIFTNKRHFKH from the coding sequence ATGCCATTATCAAACATTATAAAAAATGCTTTAATCAGCGTTTCAGATAAAACTGATATTTTAAAAATAGCAAAAACATTAATAAAAAATAGAATTAATCTATTTTCGACAGGAGGAACATCCACAATTTTAAAGAAACATAAAATACCTGTTACAGAAATATCAGATTATACGAAATTTCCAGAAATAATGGATGGGCGCGTGAAAACATTACATCCTAAGATTATGGGTGGTATTTTAAGGAGAAAAAACCAAGATCAAGAAATTATGAAATTATACAATATAAATCCAATAGATATAGTTATTGTAAATTTTTATCCATTTGAAAAAGAAAAAGATATTAAAAAAAATAACATAGATAATATTATAAACAATATTGACATAGGTGGACCAACACTTGTACGTGCTGCTGCAAAAAACTATAAAAATGTTATAGTAATAGTAGATTTTTCTGATTTTAATTTTGTTATTAATTCTATTATTGACAATACTCTGAATACAGAAAAAAGACTCTATTTAGCAACAAAAGCATTTGAATATACATCACGTTATGAAAAAAATATTTCACAATATTTTTTAAAAAAAAATACTTTTCACGTCAATCATAAAAAAAAATTATTTCCTAAAGAAATAAATTTTTCTTTTATAAAAAAACAAGATTTAAGATACGGAGAAAATCAACATCAAAAAGCATCTTTTTATATAGAAAAAAATATATTACAATCTGGAACAATTAGTACTGCTAATCAAATTCAAGGAAAATCTTTATCATATAATAATATATCTGATGCAGATATAGCGTTAGAATGTGCAAAAGAATTTAAAGATCCTGCTTGTGTTATTGTAAAACATCAAAATCCATGTGGCGTCGCAGTAAGTAATCATCTTTTAAATTCATATTTATTAGCATATAACGCTGATTCTATTTCAGCATTCGGAGGTATAATTGCTTTCAACTCTTTAGTAAATGAAGATACTGCTCAAGCAATTATTGAAAAACAATTTGTCGAAGTAATTATTGCACCTAATATAACAACACTAGCATTAAAAATATTACAAAAAAAACAAAACATTAGAATACTTATCACCGGAACAATAAAGAAAAATAAAATAGGACTAGATTTAAAAAGAGTTACAAACGGATTACTAGTTCAAGAACATGACTTTTATGATACAAATGATGAAAAATGGAAATTTGTTACAAAACGTCGTCCTACAGAAAAAGAACTACAAGATGCTGTCTTTTGCTGGAAAGTAGCTAGATTTGTAAAATCCAATGCAATTGTATACGGTCGCAATCAAACTACTATAAGTATAGGTGCAGGTCAAATGAGTAGAATTGATTCTACTAAATTAGCTAATATAAAAGTGAAAGATCAAGATCGCGATGTTATTGGTGCAACCATGGCTTCTGATGCTTTTTTTCCTTTTAGAGATGGTATTGATAGTGCCGCTCTGGTTGGAATTAGTTGTATTATTCAACCAGGAGGTTCTATAAGAGACAGTGAAATCATAAAAGCAGCTAATGATCATAATCTTGCAATGATTTTTACTAATAAAAGGCATTTTAAACATTAA
- a CDS encoding HU family DNA-binding protein, with protein MKKGKIMNKTQLINIISKKSNLSKIQAKSTLDATLSTIIESLKKGESVQIVGFGTFKVNLRASRTGRNPQTGKEIQIPATKVPSFTSGKTLKNEIK; from the coding sequence ATAAAAAAAGGAAAAATAATGAATAAAACTCAATTAATTAATATTATCTCTAAAAAATCTAATTTATCTAAAATACAAGCCAAATCTACTTTAGACGCAACCTTATCTACTATTATTGAATCTTTAAAAAAAGGTGAATCTGTTCAAATAGTAGGATTTGGTACTTTTAAAGTGAATTTAAGAGCATCTCGTACAGGACGCAACCCTCAAACAGGAAAAGAAATACAAATTCCCGCCACCAAAGTTCCTAGTTTTACATCCGGTAAAACATTAAAAAATGAAATTAAATAA